The following proteins come from a genomic window of Pyxidicoccus sp. MSG2:
- a CDS encoding sigma-54-dependent transcriptional regulator, with translation MIPVKRAKVLVVDDDSVVLKAVTQILQREGHPVVAIDDAVEGLTAAKDPSIDVVVLDIKMPNLSGMDLLRGIKADRPDVEVIMMTAFATVETAVEAVKAGAYDYLTKPFENIDEVSLTVAKAAERKALKDRTRALEEALTARSQFEDLIGQSTQMRSVFKLVETVSHSTATVLIQGESGTGKELVARAIHYRSSRKDKPFVAVNCSALTETLLESELFGHVKGSFTGATGNKKGLFEAADGGTIFLDEIGDVPPATQVRLLRVLQEGEVKRVGANEPVKVDVRVIAATHVDLSRAKEQGKFREDLFYRLNVITIDLPPLRDRPEDVPLLAHHFLKVYSGKADKKVTGISPRAMEALTCNRWTGNVRELENVIERAVVLTANDIIDVEDLPPGFQAAPQADSTVEVFSLAHLPYAQAKRLAMRAFERRYLSALLEKNNQNVSSAARAAGVDRSNFRRLLKQYEVAGRSMKPRQPKADEAEALEVAS, from the coding sequence GTGATTCCAGTCAAGCGCGCCAAAGTCCTCGTCGTTGATGATGACTCGGTCGTCCTCAAGGCCGTGACGCAGATTCTCCAGCGCGAGGGCCACCCGGTGGTGGCCATTGACGACGCGGTGGAAGGCCTGACGGCAGCCAAGGACCCGTCCATCGACGTGGTCGTCCTCGACATCAAGATGCCCAACCTGTCCGGCATGGACCTGCTCCGCGGAATCAAGGCGGACCGCCCGGACGTGGAGGTCATCATGATGACGGCCTTCGCCACCGTGGAGACGGCGGTGGAGGCGGTGAAGGCGGGCGCGTACGACTACCTCACCAAGCCCTTCGAGAACATCGACGAGGTGAGCCTCACGGTGGCCAAGGCGGCCGAGCGCAAGGCGCTCAAGGACCGCACCCGCGCGCTGGAGGAGGCGCTCACCGCGCGCAGCCAGTTCGAGGACCTCATCGGCCAGTCCACGCAGATGCGCTCCGTCTTCAAGCTGGTGGAGACGGTGAGCCACTCCACGGCCACCGTCCTCATCCAGGGCGAGAGCGGCACGGGCAAGGAATTGGTGGCGCGCGCCATCCACTACCGCAGCTCGCGCAAGGACAAGCCCTTCGTCGCCGTCAACTGCTCGGCGCTCACGGAGACGCTGCTGGAGAGCGAGCTGTTCGGCCACGTGAAGGGCAGCTTCACCGGCGCCACCGGCAACAAGAAGGGCCTCTTCGAGGCAGCCGACGGCGGCACCATCTTCCTGGACGAGATTGGCGACGTGCCTCCCGCCACCCAGGTCCGCCTGCTGCGCGTGCTGCAGGAGGGCGAGGTCAAGCGCGTGGGCGCCAACGAGCCCGTCAAGGTGGACGTGCGCGTCATCGCCGCCACCCACGTGGACCTGTCCCGCGCCAAGGAGCAGGGCAAGTTCCGCGAGGACCTCTTCTACCGCCTGAACGTCATCACCATTGATCTGCCGCCCCTGCGAGATCGCCCCGAGGACGTGCCGCTGCTCGCGCACCACTTCCTGAAGGTGTACTCGGGCAAGGCGGACAAGAAGGTGACGGGCATCTCCCCGCGCGCCATGGAGGCCCTCACCTGCAACCGGTGGACGGGCAACGTGCGCGAGCTGGAGAACGTCATCGAGCGCGCGGTGGTGCTGACGGCCAACGACATCATCGACGTGGAGGACCTGCCGCCCGGCTTCCAGGCCGCGCCGCAGGCCGACTCGACGGTGGAGGTGTTCAGCCTGGCGCACCTGCCGTACGCCCAGGCCAAGCGCCTGGCGATGCGCGCCTTCGAGCGCCGCTACCTCTCCGCGCTGCTGGAGAAGAACAACCAGAACGTCTCCAGCGCCGCTCGCGCGGCGGGTGTGGACCGCTCCAACTTCCGCCGCCTGCTCAAGCAGTACGAGGTGGCCGGCCGCTCCATGAAGCCGCGCCAGCCCAAGGCCGACGAGGCCGAGGCCCTGGAAGTCGCTTCCTGA
- a CDS encoding replication-associated recombination protein A, which translates to MDLFEHAGQKDQASQAPLAERMRPRSLSEFVGQEHVTGEGRFLRRAIEADKVPSLILWGPPGTGKTTLAQIVARSTGAAFESVSAVLSGVKDIRETVARAQDRWKLHGKRTFLFVDEIHRFNKAQQDALLPHVEKGTLTLIGATTENPSFEVNAALLSRCRVVTLRGLEEDELIPLLRRALADERGLGGRVTVDDEALDFLASTAGGDARKALTALEVAAAHGGTHVDRQSAEEALQQKMLLYDKGGEEHYNVISAFIKSMRGSDVDAALYWMVRMLEAGEDPVFLLRRMVIFASEDIGNADPRALGVAVDALNAFQLMGLPEGTLPMTQAVTYLALAPKANTVITAYMAAREAVKTEGALPVPMHLRNAPTKLMKSLGYGGGYKYPHNFEGNYVPEDYLPEALRARRFYTPTRNGEEAELADRYEAIQRQLAERKPPREPGEEG; encoded by the coding sequence ATGGACCTCTTCGAACATGCCGGCCAGAAGGACCAGGCCAGCCAGGCCCCCCTGGCCGAGCGCATGCGCCCCCGCTCGCTCTCCGAGTTCGTGGGCCAGGAGCACGTCACCGGCGAGGGCCGCTTCCTGCGCCGCGCGATTGAGGCGGACAAGGTGCCCAGCCTCATCCTCTGGGGCCCGCCCGGCACCGGCAAGACGACGCTGGCGCAAATCGTCGCCCGCTCCACCGGCGCCGCCTTCGAGTCGGTGTCCGCCGTCCTCTCCGGCGTGAAGGACATCCGCGAGACGGTGGCCCGCGCGCAGGACCGCTGGAAGCTGCACGGGAAGCGCACCTTCCTCTTCGTGGACGAAATCCACCGCTTCAACAAGGCCCAGCAGGACGCGCTCCTGCCCCACGTGGAGAAGGGCACGCTGACGCTCATCGGCGCCACCACGGAGAACCCCTCCTTCGAGGTCAACGCCGCGCTCCTGTCCCGCTGCCGCGTCGTCACCCTGCGCGGGCTGGAGGAGGACGAGTTGATTCCCCTGCTCCGCCGCGCCCTGGCGGACGAGCGCGGCCTGGGCGGGCGCGTGACGGTGGACGACGAGGCCCTGGACTTCCTCGCCAGCACGGCCGGCGGCGACGCGCGAAAGGCCCTCACCGCGCTGGAGGTGGCCGCGGCCCATGGTGGCACACACGTGGACCGACAGTCCGCGGAAGAGGCCCTGCAGCAGAAGATGCTGCTCTACGACAAGGGCGGCGAGGAGCACTACAACGTCATCAGCGCCTTCATCAAATCCATGCGCGGCAGCGACGTGGACGCGGCGCTGTACTGGATGGTGCGGATGCTGGAGGCGGGGGAAGACCCGGTCTTCCTCCTCCGGCGCATGGTCATCTTCGCCTCGGAGGACATCGGCAACGCGGACCCGCGCGCGCTGGGCGTGGCGGTGGACGCGCTCAACGCCTTCCAGCTCATGGGCCTGCCCGAGGGCACCCTGCCCATGACGCAGGCCGTGACGTACCTGGCGCTGGCCCCCAAGGCGAACACGGTGATTACCGCGTACATGGCCGCGCGCGAGGCCGTGAAGACGGAAGGCGCGCTGCCGGTGCCCATGCACCTGCGCAACGCGCCCACGAAGCTGATGAAGTCACTGGGGTACGGGGGCGGCTACAAGTACCCCCACAACTTCGAGGGCAACTACGTCCCCGAGGACTACCTGCCGGAGGCCCTGCGCGCCCGCCGCTTCTACACCCCCACGCGCAACGGCGAGGAGGCGGAGCTGGCGGACCGCTACGAGGCCATCCAACGCCAGCTCGCGGAGCGAAAGCCGCCCCGCGAGCCGGGTGAAGAGGGCTGA